The genomic stretch AATAAAACCTGGCTCAATCGTGGAACAGATGACAAAATTCATCACAAGGATCGACACAATGAAGGAAAATATAAAGGATGAAGAGCAAAATAGGTTTGGATGCACCTGATTGATTGATCTGAGATCTTGAATCTGAGCGAAAAATTGGGAAATCACTAACCCGGATGAACGGCGACGAACAAACTCCCAGGAAAACACAGCTCGTACACAGAGTTTCATACGCCAGACGAAACAGAATTTGGAGAAGATTGCAAAGCTCCTAGGGTTCCAAGAAATCATTACCTATTCAAACAGATCCATCAAGAAGGAAGGTTGTCTCAGTGATTCAGTGAAAAAGATGCCAGGTTGCGTGAGAGAGAAGGTGAAAGGGATGGCTGACGACAACTGTTAGAGGAGCACATGCATCCCTGAACGCGAGAAGCCAGGTGGAGGAGGTGCCACCGTGGAGGAGAGCCTCCACCTGGGACTGGAACCGGCGTGGGATGCGGGGAGCTCTCCAGCTCGGAGATGAATCCACGCCTATCTAGTGTATAATGATATTATTATTgacaaatattaatataaatttagttttaatatattattataataaaaatttatatttaaacattatatatattatataaataatttaaattaaatatataaaattataatattttataatatttataaaatataataaaacatgaataaataaaaatatttatactttattttatcataagggtattaatgtaattttatactattatgatttttttatttttaattttctttctatttaaacaaaaaaaaaattattttatttttttatttattttctattcatccaaacaatatataaataactcaatttttttttattttttttttccttattttcttttctcttattttttttcttctattttctttgcaATATTCAAACAAAGTGGAAGAGTAAAAGAAAAAGGCAGGCAAAAGCAAAAGTAGCTTAAGCCAAAGTGACACATTCTTTGACAAGCCGCAAAACATGGATTcttacaaaaataaattaataagtaaaaatatattaaataactaatacttatattttttttttactaaaaatattaacCATTAACATTCctaataaataattatgtttGTCTTGCAAGTGATCATGAAAATTCGTAATTTTTAACGTATTCTAATCAATGGCCGCCTTTGCGACTCAAATTAAAATCCATTATACTTTCTCTAAATAAATAACATCCCAACTAGGATGTGAAGATCTATGTCTTAATATCAAAGAAggctttatttaatattttatggTTTTATCAATAGTTACttgtataaatataaaaaaattattagatagataatattttaatattttaatgatagtaaatatataaatatttattttctctataaAAATCACTTAAATTTATATCTTTAATAAATATTGTTAGGACACTAGATAAaagaaacttttattttattaataaagcAAATCTAAAACCCACTTGCTTCTTCACACTGGTTTCATACTCTGCTCTGTTCTGCTCTGCTCCGCTCCGCTCCGCTCCTTCTTCATCCTCTGCAACACTCACCTCTCTCCTTGAGTCCATTATATGCTAAATCGAAGCAAAGTTTGTAGCTTGATATAGAAACAAAGcttgagaagaagaaaaaaaatgagggGTCCTTTGGGTGCAGTAATAGGAAGATACCCATCAAGTGATGGAGTCACTCAAATGGGAGCAATCATTAGCCACAATAGGAAATGCAGAGACATAACTGTTCTTGTCATCTTCATTGCATTTTGGATAGCAATGATtgttaactccagctttggtttCAACCAAGGGAACCCCCTCAGGTAAGAATAATGTCAAAGTTTCCAGCTTTATCTAATTTAGCTTTGTGTTAAGCTGTAGAGTGGATTTTATGCTATTGACAAGTTGAGATTTTGAATGTGAACTTTGACTGTTTCTCACTGGGATTATCTTATAGCAATCCATGGTTCactttactattttttattatttaaaatcatttttagCTCAGCATGCTTCAAATACAAGACAATGTGTGTGTTAATTATGCAATTTGATTTTGTAATTGTATGCTTACTTGGGAACTTATAAGTAAGAAGTGGGACTTGAATGTGTAGCTGCTTGAAGTCCataattttattctctttttttgttGGTATCAATGTGCAACTTATGATCACTTGCCACTGTGGTTTGCTAGGCTTACTTATGGAGTGGATTACAAAGGCAATGTGTGTGGGGACAAGCATTCAGATCCTAACCTTAGTAAGTTGGAGGTTAGATATTGGCAAAATCCTAATCAGGTTTATCAGAGTGGATTGAAGGATAGCCAATTTAAGCTGGTTGATGCACGCACTATATGCTTGTCTGAGTGCCCTATACCTTCTGATGATTCTCTAAATTGGGTGTGTGATTATCCTGATGGAGATATTCGTCTTTCCATGAAAGACTGGATTAATAGGAACTATGATTACTTTGAGTTTCTTACACCTGAAATGAGAAACTCCTCTCTTCAACTTCAAGGTCCATGCTATCCTGTCATATTTCCTAGTGTAAATGGTGAGCAAACTTTTGTTTAAGACCGTTCTTGTTTTATACTTACCAAAGTGGTTGTATGGAAGTGTTACTTCAAATTCTTGACTTAGCTGCAGGGTATGGTTCTTGTAAGAGGAATTTACTCTCTctcctccccccccccccccccccttcccTTATTATTGCTTTGTTTTTAAAGTTCTGGCTttctttagaaaaaaaattgttgggAGTGGGGAAGTGAGGGAGGATGTATAGATTTAGAATTTTCAAAACTAATGGTTCTCAAAACATATTTTGTGCCTAGTTTACTGGAGTTGCCAGTTTATTGCTCGACCGTCAAATACTTCTTTGAAGCATTGGCAGCAGATGGGTGGAGTCAGCATAAATGAAAACATTGTTATTGATAAATCAATTCACAAATCCATTAATTCTCGGTCAGCTGTCTTGAAGGTTAGGAATTTTCATCTTCCTACTATTCTTATTAGTATTTTGATTGCAATTTTTACAGGGAAAGTATAGTTGTATACCACTTACATCAGACTTCTAGCAATTTTGTGTGTATTGTAGAGTGTGTCCGATGTTACCACCATGCGCAATAGATGCATTAGTGTGATTTATCGGCTGACATGTAAGAGTTATATTGTTAGGAGTTGAATTTGTGGATGCTTGTAGATATGCATGTGTATTATGACTATTATCATGTTATGTGCTGTAGAATGTCAACTTGTAATTCTTTGTGTGTGCAGAGATACATGGCTGATATGGGGAAGGCATGGCCTGTGCTGATTGTTTGTGGAGGAATTTTGCCTCTTTTTCTGTCTGTGATTTGGCTGATGTTGATTCGGCATTTTGTTGCTGCAATGCCATGGATTACAGTGGTTCTCTTTAATGTTCTAATAATATCAGTCACAATGTTCTATTACCTTAAAGGTTGGATCTCTGTTTGGCTATTTCAGTATTTCTTGAACAAAATATCTGTTTTTTCAGAGAAATATacatttttaatatatgtttcTTATATTTGAAACCAATTTTGCTTATATTGCTGTTTTGAATATATAGCCATGGAGTAATTATCCGTATCTATCTGTTggaaaaaatcattaaaaaatactGAGTTGGTTTTCTTCCTCACTTTTAGCTGGATGGATTGGAAATGATGCTATTTCTCCTATCATTGGTGAGCATGACACTTATACTAACGTATTTGGGAGGGTAAGTACCATCATATTTGAAACCCCGCCCTTCTCCatgtcttttttcttttatatatatacacacatgtTTTGATCTGTGATGTTGATTTTGATTATTGACTTTACATATGTCTGATGGCAATATTTTGCTTTTTAGGAACTAACTCATCTACGTGCTATCGCTATACTTATGACCTTTATCATGGCTGTTGCAATTCTTACATCAATTGCTATTGTCCGACGCATCCTTATGGCAACATCTGTCCTGAAGGCAAGAATTGCTTTACGATATGCAGTTACTATAATTTGTCTAGTTTTGTTTGCTAAGTTGATATCTGATAGCAATATGTCTGTCTGTTTAACACTAGAGTCAGAGATGACAGTGCAGCAGTATTTCCACTATCCTAGTCAATCAGTTTAATTGATTTTTGGCAAATCTTGCTCACAGGTTGCTGCAAAAGTCATTGGAGAAGTTCAAGCTCTCATTATTTTCCCAATTGTACCATATGCTATCCTGGCAGTGTTTTACATGTTTTGGATTTCAGCTGCTCTACATTTGTTCAGCTCTGGCCAGATTGTTCAGAATAACTGCAACGCTAACTGCTGCACATATGATCTTGTGGCTAAACGGGTGAACTGTGATCGCTGTTGTGGATATAGCATTCATTATACACCACATATTGGAGTTGCAATCCTTTTTCACCTATTTGGGTGTTATTGGGTTACACAATTTTTCACAGCATGTTCCTCTACAGTAATTGCTGGATCTATTGCCTCTTATTACTGGGCCCGAGGTGAAACATCTGTAAGTCACAATGCCTTATCCTAATTGAATATTCGATGGATAAGATAATGGTTTCTTGCAAGCAAAATAACTAAAAATGTTATTATACTGAACATGTATAGTCCAAGCCTAACAAGACCATAATTTGCAATTTGCTCAGAAATGGTTACTGATTCGTAGTAGTAGTCGGTGTAGCATGGTTAAGGATTGGTTTATCTAGATTGTAATTGTACTTGGGTCGAGACGAACTTGCAGGTACATGATATTAGTATTAGAGTGCAGTTCAAATTTGCAAACAACTATAGCTTGTTTGGTTAATTTGAATGGATTAGTTTTAGCACTTTGGTTTTGATATTTACAAAATTCCTATTTACATgttattcatataattaatatttttcaatGCAGCAAGAAATTCCATTTCTTACAGTCTTTTCCTCCATGAAGAGGCTTATGCGTTACAGTCTTGGGTCTGTCGCCCTTGGCTCTCTGATTGTGTCATTTGTAGAATCAATCCGATTTCTGCTTGAATCCATTCGTCGCAAAATAAAAGTCTCTGATCATTGGCCTGACAACTGGATAGGGAAGGCTGCATACCAATCTTCTAGATGTTTTCTCAGGTGTATTGAGTGGACCATCAAATCAGTAAACCGAAATGCTTACATCATGGTAAATTTTGTCACTTTATTTGTGGTATCATCAACCTTAATACAACAAATTTTGCATATTAATTGTATCATTAAAATGTTTCCAATGAAGCTTGCTTCACTagattgtttcttaattttatgCTTAGAATATAATTTCAACTTAAAGTATTTTCTTGCATTCTGCAGATTGCTATTACAGGAAAAAGCTTCTTTAGTGCTTCATCTATTGCAACAGAGTTGATCATGAATAACATCCTAAAGATCGGGCGTCTTAACGTGATTGGAGATGTTATCTTGTTCCTTGGAAAACTATGTGTCAGCCTTGCAAGTGCTCTATTTGCATTCCTCATGTTGGATACACACAAGTACAGCTCTGCTCATAACAAGATATCATCTCCACTCTTGCCTGTTGTGGTATGTTTTCTAAAATATAGTTGAGTAGATGGAAAATCATTTAGCAAAAGCTTAAAAGATGGTAATTCAGGATAAGTTGCTACCTAGAAGGACCAAGAGCTGGAAAGTAGTTGCTAACAGAGAAGTCTTATATCATTTAATGTGATTTTCACACACTTTGCTTTTCATTTTGTTTAATGCAGGTATGCTGGGCTCTTGGGTACATTGTTGCAACTCTTTTTTTCGCAGTTGTGGAGATGTCAATTGAAACAATTGTTCTCTCATTCTGCCAAGATTCTGAAGAGCACCAAGGGCTAGCCCAGTATGCTCCACCCCTTCTCATTGAAACTCTTGGTGACCACAATGAGGTGCAGAGACTCACACAAGGACCACAGTGAAGTGTGTCCATGTACGATTTTGCTTATGATGATAagtttttagatatttttgctACCCCTTGTATATATGTCTTGATCATATACATTTTTGGACAAAGGTTATGGTGGGATTATCTTTTGATAAGTTGGGTTATTTAGATTTATATATACCAAGCTATGAACACAAACATAATTATTGTATTATGTAATATAATCTTCTTCAAAAGTACATCTCAGAACAAGAATTATTAATTATAAGCTTTCTTTGTTTAGTGTAAGTTCTACTACAAAATCTCAAATTTCTTTACATTCAAAATGCAAGtgaaaacaattttatttaaaagGTTTAAGATAGTTCTTTGCTTGTCCAAGATATGTCCATTCTAATTCCAGAAAAAGCAATATGAAACCTCTATGAAAGCTGCAATTCATTGTAGAGAAATAGCTTGAAATATTGGTTGATTGAAGCCATTAGTTTTCTTATCTGAGAGTTACTAGTTGTGTGTTTCTTAAAAGTTGTATGAAAATCAGACAGAGTCATATGTAGGCCGCCAATGTAGTTGCTCTGAATCTTTGAAAAATGAAGTGTGTTTTTCACTGGGCCATCAGAGTTCGGTAGCCTCTGGTCATCGATACGTTGGTGGACTTTGAATGGGGCTTATCTGCATATGGATTAGTGTTCCTTTTTAGCTAATTAAGCCACTTTGACCATGCAACTACATAGATTTAACACCATTCATGCACCGCAAAATATACCAGTGTTAGAtttacttgctttctttttttaagATAGGAAGATTATTATAAGTCctatatttttcaataatatgACTTCTAGATAAATTATTAAGAGTGAAAATAATGTTCATTTTTAGAGTTAGCTTTTGAAGTTAAGTTAGATTTgctcaattttaattttaatatagtaTTACAGTTTATTTGATCCAATATTGTTGGACCACTAATTTCACCTCCAAATGTTTATACTTCAGATTGTTATTTTTGGACACGAAGAGACTGTATTATAAGTTTTACGTCTCTTGGTTGTATTTGTTTTTTGAGACTGAGAACAGAAGATTGATTGGAACTGAATATTGTGTTTGGTAATCGGGATTggaactaaaattttaattttgagatACAAAATTTTTGTCTCTTGAGTACCTCAAAAACATAGACACAGAAAAGGACGaaaactgaaactttaataatatttctttttaaaaatattttcatttaatttttaaaattccaAATCTATCCCTAAaactttatatttatattaaaccAAACATAATTTTGAGACATATTTCAATCATGTATATTTTACaccaaatataatataaaaacttaatttaatCTCGGTCTCTGTCTTTAAATTTCTATCTTCTTATCCTTGTGTTTTCCTTAATTTTTAGAATTGAGTTAGGTAAGTATAGAAAGTCTTGATAATACTGCTTCTATGCATGCAAGCACGTACACATTCACAGGATACAAAGTTTCATTGCTTGTGAATTGTGACGGAACACCGTAGCCTATAGGTAGGGAGCAGAGAGAGTCATGTGGCGTTGCATCCATGCACATTACTGGTGAGTTCTCTCTTTGATGAGAGAAAAGCAATCAGAAGAAAGAACAAATGAAGCATTGCATGTGCTCCCACTGCTACTACATTGGACATAAAGTTTATAAGAATCTGTTTTAATTAAGAGTTTAAAACACTATCTCACatgcattatttttttatttttaatgaaacGAAACCATGTGAACAGCACTTATATTCTTAATAAACTTGACTTCTTCTTTGCCTTTTGTAGCATTACGTGCTGAAGAATAGAATGTCATTGAATCGATTTAGACTATATATTTTCACATGTGAAATCGAGTTCCACGTGGGACTCTAATACCATTTTCTCATGCCCATGATTAAACATTTGTCATCTATTAGTAGTTTACTAACAATTTCAATATAGTTTCTAATACTATAAATATTGAAACTCTTATGAAAATTGTATAAGTAGCAAGGTGATGTTACACTCTAACATATGGAGATTCTCTGCATCAGAGATCAGATTAATTAAATTCTGAAAACTTAATTTTAAATTGGTTTTCAATAACACTAGATAATACAAGAAGTTTCCAAGAAAATGCATGACTTCTATCCTATGATCAAGTGTCTCACTTAATGATTTTGTATTGGATTCGGTGAATCATTATTGGTTACTATTTAAACCATAAGAAGACAACCTTCAATAAAAGACTTATCAGGAATCAAATTATTGTGGTTTTGTTTTATGTTTCGTCCATCATCTTATAAATTATTGATATATGATATTCAATTACATTAAGGGCTCCAGGATGGTTCATATTTGTAGCTGTTACTGATGCTGCTCTATAGTCTAATCTATTAACCTTGATTTAGCCATAGTCATTATTTTCGAATTTACAAGCATCTTATAAAGTATTATTTAAATGTTAGTTGAGAGAGAGGTTGAACTTACTCTCAGTGCTTAATAGATGTCTTTTAAAGAGTAATAAAAACATCATTTCTGTTTCAAAGGAATACCTTGATTATAACTTATTAGGAGTTGGGGTAGCTAGAAAGGACCACAGGGGAATTTGCCAATTTGGTTAAGCATAATATATCAACTAATATAAGTTGGTTAAGAGAACAAGGATAGAATTAGTGGAGGAAATAGGCCAAATCCCAATGCGTTGTTTCCTCCTGCAAAACACCTAGTCAAATGGGAAGCATATAAACATGCCATGTGAATGCCAACTAGATGTTTTTGCTTAACAAAATTCATCTTtgaaaataaacaataaaaatcaCTAGTCTATGATGGATATAGCAAGGGGCCTAACCTTATTAATTTGATATCCCTTTATAAGCTACCACTTGGTCCCTTCTGATAATTGACCTTAGGTTGGTGTACATTATTTGCATGCAACTTATTGAGCAATTATTGTAAATTTTGAACATGTAGCACAAAAGTACTTGAATCTACCTAGCCCTTTGGTCATAGAATTATAGGAAAAAAAAGGGTAAGTAACCAAATATTTTAATCCCCATCACTAGTATTAATACTTGGCACATTAGAGTGTTAGGGTGCATGGATAGGATGG from Arachis stenosperma cultivar V10309 chromosome 9, arast.V10309.gnm1.PFL2, whole genome shotgun sequence encodes the following:
- the LOC130950812 gene encoding choline transporter protein 1-like; the encoded protein is MRGPLGAVIGRYPSSDGVTQMGAIISHNRKCRDITVLVIFIAFWIAMIVNSSFGFNQGNPLRLTYGVDYKGNVCGDKHSDPNLSKLEVRYWQNPNQVYQSGLKDSQFKLVDARTICLSECPIPSDDSLNWVCDYPDGDIRLSMKDWINRNYDYFEFLTPEMRNSSLQLQGPCYPVIFPSVNVYWSCQFIARPSNTSLKHWQQMGGVSINENIVIDKSIHKSINSRSAVLKRYMADMGKAWPVLIVCGGILPLFLSVIWLMLIRHFVAAMPWITVVLFNVLIISVTMFYYLKAGWIGNDAISPIIGEHDTYTNVFGRELTHLRAIAILMTFIMAVAILTSIAIVRRILMATSVLKVAAKVIGEVQALIIFPIVPYAILAVFYMFWISAALHLFSSGQIVQNNCNANCCTYDLVAKRVNCDRCCGYSIHYTPHIGVAILFHLFGCYWVTQFFTACSSTVIAGSIASYYWARGETSQEIPFLTVFSSMKRLMRYSLGSVALGSLIVSFVESIRFLLESIRRKIKVSDHWPDNWIGKAAYQSSRCFLRCIEWTIKSVNRNAYIMIAITGKSFFSASSIATELIMNNILKIGRLNVIGDVILFLGKLCVSLASALFAFLMLDTHKYSSAHNKISSPLLPVVVCWALGYIVATLFFAVVEMSIETIVLSFCQDSEEHQGLAQYAPPLLIETLGDHNEVQRLTQGPQ